In Natrinema amylolyticum, the DNA window ACGTAGCCGTACTCGCCGTCGAGCCAGAACTCGAGGAACGTGATGTCGGCGTGGAGCAGTTCGGCGACGGGCGCGAGGTTCGCGAACCCGGCGACGGCCGCGAGCGTCCCGAGCGCGAGCAGCGGGACCTTGACGGCCCAGCCGACCGCGTGGGGATCCTCGGCCGTCTCGGTCCGGGGCTCGCCGTGGAAAGTCAGGAAGACCATCCGGAACGTGTAGAAGCCGGTGAAGAACACGGCGAGCAGTCCCATCGCGTAGGCCGCGAGGATGACCGGCTGCTCCAGACCGACGGCCAGGGCGTCGAACAGCACCTCGTCTTTCGACCAGAAGCCCGAGAAGGGGACGATCCCCGCGAGCGCGAGCGCGCCGGCGAGGAACGTGTAGTAGGTGACGGGCGCTTTGTCTTTGAGCCCGCCCATCTCCCACATGTCCTGTTCGTGGTGCATCAGGATGATGACGGCACCGGCACCGAGGAACAGGAGCGCCTTGAAGAAGGCGTGGTTCATGAGGTGGAAGACCCCGGCGACGTAGCCGCCGACGCCGAGTCCGAGCATCATATAGCCGTACTGGCTGATCGTCGAGTACGCCAGCACCTGTTTGATGTCGTCTTTGACGACGGCCATCGTCGCCGCGAACAGGGCGGTGAAGCCGCCCACGAAGGCGATGATCGCCAGCGCGGTCGGACTCAGCGCGTAGTAGCCGAACATCCGGGCGACCAGGTAGACCCCGGCCGCGACCATCGTCGCCGCGTGAATGAGCGCGGAGACAGTAGTCGGACCTTCCATGGCGTCGGGCAGCCAGGTGTGGAAGGGGAACTGTGCGGACTTGCCCAGTACCCCGCCGAGAACGAGCAGGCCGGTGATCGTCACCCAGGTCTCGGCGTCGAAGCCGAACAGGGTCGTCCCGTCGTCGATCGCCGTCTCGGCGGCGGTGACGAACGACTCCTCGCCGGCGAAGCCGACCGTGCCGAACGTCGCCGCGATGGCGACGACCCCGATCAGGAAGAAGTAGTCACCGAAGCGGGTGACCAGGAACGCCTTCTTCGCTGCCGAGGGGGCCGATTTCGTGCGGAACCAGAACCCGATCAGCAGGTACGAACAGAGCCCGACGAGCTCGAAGAACATGAACGCCATCAGCAGGTTGTCCGCGAAGACGAAGGCGAGCATGCTGAAGGTGAAGAGGCCGAGCTCGGCGTAGTACCGCGGCAGCCCGGTCTCACCCTCGGCGTTCATATAGCCGAGACTGAAGACGTGGACGAGCAGTGCGACCAGCGAGACGATCACGAGCATGAGCGCCGAGAGCGGATCGATCAGGATCCCGAACGTGAAGGCGATCGCCTCGGCCCCCGTCTCGCTCGCGGCCGCGCCGGCCGTCCACTCGTACAGCTCCGTGTGATATGCGTCGCCGCCCGCGACCGCCGCGAACATCACCAGCGAGATGACGAGCGAGCCCGCCGTCGCGAGGATGCCCGGGAGCGCCCCCTTCTTGGGCAGGTGCCTGCCGAAGAGGAGCGTGATCACGAAGGCCACGAGCGGGAACACTGCGATCGCCGGTGCGAATCCGAACGGTCCTGTTGCTGTTGCTGCCATCTTACCACCTCATCGTCGTCGGAACCGTGACGTCGACGTCACGGAAGTTTCGGTACAACACCAGGATGATCCCGAGCCCGACGGCCACCTCGGCGGCAGCGAGCGCCATCGTAAACAGCGCGAACAACTGCCCCGTCAGGTTGCCGTGATAGAACGCGAACGCGATCAGATTGATGTTGGCCGCGTTCAGCATGAGTTCGACGGACATCAGGAACAACAGTGCGTTGCGACGCGTCAGCACCCCGAATAGACCGATACAGAACACTGCCATCGACAGCAGCACGTAGTACTGCACGTCGACGGTCATCGAGTCTCACCTCCCGTCTCAGTCCGGGAACCGCCGTCGGAGCGCTGTCCGCCGTCGGCGACGGCCGGCTCCGGCCCCTCACTGCTCGAGGTCTCGCCGGTGCTCGAGAGCGCGGCGACGGGTTCGCCGCCCTCTTCGCGTTTGGCGAGGACGAGCGAGGCGTCGAGCGCGGCGTCGAGCGCGACGGCGACGAGCAAGACGGCGGCGAGGAACGGTTCCGTGCCGCCGATCGTCTGCAGTTCGTCGAAACCGAACAGGGCGTAGCCGAGTTCAGCGGTGATCGAGACGCCGTCGGGGAAGCCGGCTCCCGCGGCCTGGGTCATCGGCTCGAAGGTCGCGTTCAGCGTGATGAGCGCCATCACGGCGAACAGCCCGACCGCGAGCAGTCCCGGAACGAGCGTCTTTCCGAGTCGAAGTTTCGGACCGGTCGTCATGCCTGTACCACCTCGTCTGCGTCTGTGTCAGCGTCGGATTCGTCGCGCTGGGTCAGCATGACGGCGAACGTGATGAGGACGAGGACCCCGCCCACGTAGACGAGGACCTGCATCATGGCGACGAACTCGGCCGCCAGCATCACGTAGTGGACCGCCACGCTGAGCAGCGCCACGCCAAGCAGGAGCGCCGAATGCCACGGGTCCTGCATGAGCACGACACCCACCGCGCTGGCCAGCGTCACGACGGCGAACAGCGCGAACGCGATCAGCTCGTAGTTCATGGTTGTGTATAGTGCCCGTTTGCGGGACGGGCGGACCCGTTACTGGTAGTCGACCTCCCCCTCGCCTTCACCGACCCACGCGCCCCGGTCGGGTTCGCGGGAGGCGAGCGGGTCGATGTCCTTGTACCACGGTACCGCCTTCAGCTGCTCTTTGTTGTAGACGAAGTCGTGTTTCGTGTCCGCGGTGAACTCGAAATTCTCCGTGAGCAGGATGGCGTCGACGGGGCAGACCTCCTCGCAGAGCCGGCAGTAGACGCACTGCCCGATGTGGAGGTTGTACTGTTCGCCCTGTCGCTGATCGTTCGTGACGATCTGGATCGTGTCGTTCGGACAGACGTTCTCGCACTGGCGACACCAGATACACCGCTCCTGACTGAACTTGTGGACGCCGCGGAAACGCGGCGAGACGTCCGGTGCGGTCTCCGGATACTCTACCGTGAAGGTAGAGCCGTCCAGTGCGTGCTTCATCGTCGTTGCCATCGATTTGAGTATCCCGATCATGCTATCAGCCCCACGATTACCGCGGTCAGGACGAGATTAGCGAACGAAAGGACGAGCAGTCCCTTCCAGCCGATCTCGATCAGTTGGTCGATCCGAACGCGTGGCACCGCCGAGCGCAGCCACTGCGTCGCGAAGAACACCGCCCAGATCTTGACGATGAACCAGACGATGCCGAGCGCCGCCGGTCCGGGCCCGGCCGGTCCACCGAGGAAGATCGTCGCGATGATCGCACCGCCGAGGAAGATGTGGAGGAACTCCCCGAGGTAGATCAGCACGAAGTAGACCGAGGAGTACTCGGTCTGGTAGCCGGCAACGATCTCGGTCGGTGCCTCGGGCGTGTCGAACGGATTGCGGCCGACCTCCGCGAAGTTCGCCACCAGAAAGAGGACGAACGCGAAGGGGTTGACCAGCGCGTACCACGACGGAATCGAAATTCCCGCGACCGTGAACAGCGGTTCCGCCTGTGCCGAGACGATCTCGCCCATCTGCAGCGTGCCGGCGAAGATCACGATCGACATCCCGGTGATGACCAGCGGGATCTCGTAGGCGATGTTCTGTGCCACCGCGCGGAGCCCGCCGAGCAGCGAGTACTTGTTCGACGACGCGTAGCCGGCCATCACCAGTCCGAGGCTCGCGATCCCCGAGACGGCGAAGACGTAGGCCAGTCCGACCTCCGGATCAGCGAGGTGAATCCCGCTGCCCATCGGAATGACGGCGAACCCGAGCAGCGCCGACGACGCGACGACGATCGGCGCGAGGTCGTAGGCCGGTCGATCCGCGTTCTCGGGGATGATCATCTCCTTCGACAGGAGCCGGACGGCGTCTGCGATAATGATGAACAGTCCGGCTGGCCCGAGTCGGTTGACTGCGATCCGGTCCGTGAACGCGGCGGTGATCTTCCGTTTGGCCCACGGCCCCGCGACGCCGGTCATCGCGAGCATCAGGTTGCCGATGACGAAGGCCGCGAGGAAGGTCGCGAGCAGTTCGCCGCCGAGCCCGAACCCGTCGAGACCGGTCAGTTCGCCGATCCGCTCGGGGAGCAAGACCGTGTCCTGTAGCGGCACCGCCGGCAGTTCGGACAGTTCGCCGGTCGCACCCGTGATCTGGCCACCGGTCATACTACCGGTCCACCTCCCCGAGCACGATATCGAGGCTGCCCAGCGACGCGATCAGGTCCGGCACGTACTCCCCTTCGGACATCTCGGGCAGCGCCGAGAGGTTGTGGAAGCACGGACTCCGGATCTTGAACCGGCCCGGCTTGTCCGTGCCGTCCGAGCGGATGTAGATCCCGAGTTCGCCCTTCGCGCCCTCGACGGCGCGGTAAATCTCCGTGTCCGCGTCCGGCTTGAGCGTCCGCGGCACGTTGCTCTGGACCGTCCGCTCGTCCTCGGGCCAGTCCTCGAGCAAGTCGAGACACTGCTCGATGATCTTCGCGGACTCCTCGACCTCCTGCATGCGCACGAGGACGCGGCTGTAGTTGTCACAGCCGTCCTCGGTGATGACGTCCCACTCGAGGTTGTCGTAATAGCCGTAGGGGTCGTCGCGACGGAGGTCGTAGTCGATACCCGAGCCCCGTGCGACGGGGCCGGTACAGCCGTACTGTTTGGCGACCTCTGGCTCGAGAATCCCGGTATCGTGACAGCGGATCTGGAAGATCTCGTTGCCGGTCAGCAGGTCGTTGTACTCGTCGACCTTGGCCGGGAGTTCGTCGAGGAAGTCCCGCGTCTGCTCGATGAACTCCTCGCGGGGTTCCGGCAGATCCCAGGCGACCCCGCCGAGCCGGAAGTAGTTGAACATGAGCCGCTGGCCGGTGAGGTCCTCCAAAATGTCCTGGACGACCTCGCGGTCGCGCATCCCGTACTGGAAGATAGCGGTGAAATCGCCGTAGACGTCGAGTGCGAACGTCGAGACCGCGAGGAAGTGTGCGGCCATCCGGCAGAGCTCGGCACCCATCGTCCGGATCACCTGCGCGTAGTCGGGAACCTCGATATCGGCGAGGTCCTCGGCCGTGCGCGCGTAGGCCCATTCGTTCAAGAGACCGGCCGAGACGTAGTCCCAGCGGTCCGGATAGGGCATGATCTGGTGGCGATAGGTCCCCTGTTGGCACATCTGTTCCTCGCAGCGGTGCAGATAGCCGATGTCGGGGTCGACGTCGACGACAGTCTCGCCGTCCAGCACCGTCTCGATGTGGAGCACGCCGTGGGTCGCCGGATGGTGGGGACCGATGTTGAGGAACATCGTATCCGACTCGTCGTCGTGGTGGTCCGGCTGGACCGGGTTAGCGTGTTCCGAGAGGGTCACCAGCTGTGGTTTCTCCTGGTCGTATCCCCGCGAGAGCGGATGGCCCTGCCAGGTTTCGGGCAGGAGGATCCGGCGCGGGTCGGGGTGACCCTCGTAGTCGATCCCGACGAGGTCGAACGCCTCTCGCTCGTGCCAGTCGGCGGTTCGGAAGACCGGTTCGGCGGTCTGGCTGACCGGGTCGTCGGTGGTCGTCGGGACGACGACCGACACCTCCTGGGTCGGGTCGGCGTAC includes these proteins:
- the nuoL gene encoding NADH-quinone oxidoreductase subunit L; amino-acid sequence: MAATATGPFGFAPAIAVFPLVAFVITLLFGRHLPKKGALPGILATAGSLVISLVMFAAVAGGDAYHTELYEWTAGAAASETGAEAIAFTFGILIDPLSALMLVIVSLVALLVHVFSLGYMNAEGETGLPRYYAELGLFTFSMLAFVFADNLLMAFMFFELVGLCSYLLIGFWFRTKSAPSAAKKAFLVTRFGDYFFLIGVVAIAATFGTVGFAGEESFVTAAETAIDDGTTLFGFDAETWVTITGLLVLGGVLGKSAQFPFHTWLPDAMEGPTTVSALIHAATMVAAGVYLVARMFGYYALSPTALAIIAFVGGFTALFAATMAVVKDDIKQVLAYSTISQYGYMMLGLGVGGYVAGVFHLMNHAFFKALLFLGAGAVIILMHHEQDMWEMGGLKDKAPVTYYTFLAGALALAGIVPFSGFWSKDEVLFDALAVGLEQPVILAAYAMGLLAVFFTGFYTFRMVFLTFHGEPRTETAEDPHAVGWAVKVPLLALGTLAAVAGFANLAPVAELLHADITFLEFWLDGEYGYVEGLTYHDYHETVAFEEGYIGSETTTMLLSAGLSLGLALAGAFTAHTLYNVPEPARHTRKLGGAYRVLKSNYYQDEYQVWLAEGLTLPLARAADRFDQTVIDGVVNGTSTISLFGSDRLKRIQTGIVTNYAALLVGGFIGLLLVLGYIGGWFA
- the nuoK gene encoding NADH-quinone oxidoreductase subunit NuoK, with the protein product MTVDVQYYVLLSMAVFCIGLFGVLTRRNALLFLMSVELMLNAANINLIAFAFYHGNLTGQLFALFTMALAAAEVAVGLGIILVLYRNFRDVDVTVPTTMRW
- a CDS encoding NADH-quinone oxidoreductase subunit J, coding for MNYELIAFALFAVVTLASAVGVVLMQDPWHSALLLGVALLSVAVHYVMLAAEFVAMMQVLVYVGGVLVLITFAVMLTQRDESDADTDADEVVQA
- a CDS encoding NuoI/complex I 23 kDa subunit family protein, with the protein product MIGILKSMATTMKHALDGSTFTVEYPETAPDVSPRFRGVHKFSQERCIWCRQCENVCPNDTIQIVTNDQRQGEQYNLHIGQCVYCRLCEEVCPVDAILLTENFEFTADTKHDFVYNKEQLKAVPWYKDIDPLASREPDRGAWVGEGEGEVDYQ
- a CDS encoding complex I subunit 1/NuoH family protein, coding for MTGGQITGATGELSELPAVPLQDTVLLPERIGELTGLDGFGLGGELLATFLAAFVIGNLMLAMTGVAGPWAKRKITAAFTDRIAVNRLGPAGLFIIIADAVRLLSKEMIIPENADRPAYDLAPIVVASSALLGFAVIPMGSGIHLADPEVGLAYVFAVSGIASLGLVMAGYASSNKYSLLGGLRAVAQNIAYEIPLVITGMSIVIFAGTLQMGEIVSAQAEPLFTVAGISIPSWYALVNPFAFVLFLVANFAEVGRNPFDTPEAPTEIVAGYQTEYSSVYFVLIYLGEFLHIFLGGAIIATIFLGGPAGPGPAALGIVWFIVKIWAVFFATQWLRSAVPRVRIDQLIEIGWKGLLVLSFANLVLTAVIVGLIA
- a CDS encoding NADH-quinone oxidoreductase subunit D produces the protein MSTGLERGPSVEVTEDELAALIGDRALARDDHLNAPGFVIRPDDVQDVLTDLRDEAGFDHLANLTAQEYADRYESIYHLRKYADPTQEVSVVVPTTTDDPVSQTAEPVFRTADWHEREAFDLVGIDYEGHPDPRRILLPETWQGHPLSRGYDQEKPQLVTLSEHANPVQPDHHDDESDTMFLNIGPHHPATHGVLHIETVLDGETVVDVDPDIGYLHRCEEQMCQQGTYRHQIMPYPDRWDYVSAGLLNEWAYARTAEDLADIEVPDYAQVIRTMGAELCRMAAHFLAVSTFALDVYGDFTAIFQYGMRDREVVQDILEDLTGQRLMFNYFRLGGVAWDLPEPREEFIEQTRDFLDELPAKVDEYNDLLTGNEIFQIRCHDTGILEPEVAKQYGCTGPVARGSGIDYDLRRDDPYGYYDNLEWDVITEDGCDNYSRVLVRMQEVEESAKIIEQCLDLLEDWPEDERTVQSNVPRTLKPDADTEIYRAVEGAKGELGIYIRSDGTDKPGRFKIRSPCFHNLSALPEMSEGEYVPDLIASLGSLDIVLGEVDR